CTTGTCGTAGGAGCCGAGCCGCGCGAACACCGGCAGGTAGTGGCTGCGCTCGAGCACATTGACCGAGTCGAGCTGCAGCAGCCCCAGGCGCTCGAGCAGCAGGTTTAGCTGCCGGGTTCCCACCGCATCCGGCCGCGGTCGCCCGAAGCCCTGTGCCGCGAGCGCGATGCGGCGGGCGGCGGCGGGGGAGATGGTGTCGGCCACCCGAGTGACCCTACTGCCCGCCACAGACGACGGGGAGCGTCAGGCCGACGGCCGCACCGACACGGGCTCCGGGTCGATCGTGATGCGCACCCGGTCGTCGTATTCGACCCGCTCCGAGGCCGGATGCTGCAGCCGCACCATGGTGCCGTCCGCGGTGCGCACGAGGGTGCGGCGGAAGCTTCCGAGGAAGGTGCTCTCCTGCACGCTCGCCTCGATCCCCCCGGACGCCACGATCCTCACGTTCTCGGGCCGGATGAACACCTCCACCTGGCCGGTGACCGGGGCTCCGGCCACGGGGAGCGCGACATCCCAGACGCGCACCGTCGCGCCCTCGCCGACCCCCGCGACGAGGCTCGAGAGGCCCACAAACGCGGCCACACCCGGCGTCGCGGGGCGCAGGTAGAGCTCTTCGGGAGTGCCGATCTGCTCGATCCGGCCCGCATTCATGACCGCGATCCGGTCGGAGACGGCGAGTGCCTCCTCCTGATCGTGGGTGACGAACACCGTGGTGATGCCGAGACGCAGCTGGATGCGGCGGATCTCGTCCCGCAGCTGCACGCGCACCTTCGCGTCGAGTGCCGAGAGCGGCTCGTCGAGCAGCAGCACGCGCGGCTCGGTGACGAGCGCGCGGGCGAGCGCCACCCGCTGCTGCTGTCCGCCCGAGAGCTGATGCGGGAAACGGTCCGCCAGGTGGTCGAGTCCGACGAGGGCGAGGGCGTCGGACGCCCGCCGTTGCGCCTCGGCGCGCGCCACCTTGCGACGCAGCAGTCCGAAGGCCGTGTTGTCGATCACCCGCAGGTGCGGGAACAGCGAATACGACTGGAACACCATGCCGATGTCGCGCTTGTTGGTGGGCACCCCCGAGACGTCGGTGCCGCCGAGCAGCACCGCACCGCCGTTCGCCTGCTCGAGCCCGGCGAGCACCCGCAGGGCGGTCGTCTTGCCGCATCCCGAGGGGCCGAGCAGCGAGACGAACTCGCCGGGTGCGATGTCGAGGTCGAGACCGTGCAGCACGCGGGTGGACCCGTAGTCCTTGACGATGCCGCGGAACTGCACGCGCGTGCCGCTGCCGGCGTCCGCGAGCAGGGAGTTCTCCGAGGTGGAGGGCAGGGGGCGTACGGAGCTGGGCGAGGTCACGATCCGGCCTTTCCGGTGCGGGCGCGTCCCGCGAGTCCGATGACGATGAGCAGCGCGAAGGCGAGAGCCAGCGCGAGGAGGGTGAACACGGCGGCCGCGTACCCGTCGGTGTTCTTCACGACCACGAGCGCCGTCTGGAAGACCTGGCGGTTCAGCAGCGACGCGATCGTGAACTCGCCGAGCACGACCGCGACCGAGATGAGGGAAGCGGCCAGCAGGCCGGTCCGCAGATTGGGGGCGATGACGCGCAGCACGACGGTGCCCCAGCCGGAGCCCAGCGACCGCGCGGCCTCGGCGAGGGTGCGGACGTCGACGGCGTCGATGGAGGCCTGGATGGCGCGGTAGGCGAACGGCAGCACGGTGATGCCGTAGGCGAAGGCGAGCGTCCAGGCGCCCGTGCCGAGCGCCCGCCCGATCTGCAGGTAGATGGGCGCCAGACCCACGACGAGCACGATCGCGGGGATCGAGATGGGCAGCAGCACGAGGAACTCGAACCCGGAGCGCAGCTTCGGGAACCGCAGGTGCACGAGGATCATGGTCGGCGCCAGCACGAACAGCACGATCGCCACGGTCACCACCGAGAGCACGATCGAGTTCCCGAGACCCACCCAGATGGGTGCGTAGGTGGACGCCTTGGCCGGGTCGAACAGGTTCGTCCAGTGCACGAGGGAGAAGCCGTCGTCGTCGCGCAGCGTGTAGAGGAAGGTCGACAGCAGCGGGATCGCGAAGAACGCCCCGACGACGATGCCGATGATCCAGCGGGTGAGGCGCGAGGGGGCGAGGCCGTTCATGCCTGCCACCTCGCGGCTCGGCGCTGGATGAGCGAGTAGAGCCACATGACGACCCCCACGACGACGATCATGCCGAGGGCGAGTGCCCCGGCGAGGTTCTCCCGGCCGAGCACGGTCTCGCTCGTCAAGGCCGTGCGGATCTGCAGCGGAACGATCTGCGAGCCCTGGCTCGCGAGCGCAGCGGCGGTCGCGTACGACGAGAAGGCGTTCGCGAACAGCAGGAGGGTGCAGGCGAGGAACGAGGGCGCGAGCACCGGGAACCCGATCCGCAGCCAGAACGAGGATCGCGTGCCGCCGAGGGTCAGGTTGGCTTCGGCCCACTGGGGCTTGAGCGCCGAGAGCGCCGGCATGAAGGTGATGACCATGAGCGGGATCT
The Protaetiibacter larvae DNA segment above includes these coding regions:
- a CDS encoding ABC transporter ATP-binding protein — translated: MTSPSSVRPLPSTSENSLLADAGSGTRVQFRGIVKDYGSTRVLHGLDLDIAPGEFVSLLGPSGCGKTTALRVLAGLEQANGGAVLLGGTDVSGVPTNKRDIGMVFQSYSLFPHLRVIDNTAFGLLRRKVARAEAQRRASDALALVGLDHLADRFPHQLSGGQQQRVALARALVTEPRVLLLDEPLSALDAKVRVQLRDEIRRIQLRLGITTVFVTHDQEEALAVSDRIAVMNAGRIEQIGTPEELYLRPATPGVAAFVGLSSLVAGVGEGATVRVWDVALPVAGAPVTGQVEVFIRPENVRIVASGGIEASVQESTFLGSFRRTLVRTADGTMVRLQHPASERVEYDDRVRITIDPEPVSVRPSA
- a CDS encoding ABC transporter permease; this translates as MNGLAPSRLTRWIIGIVVGAFFAIPLLSTFLYTLRDDDGFSLVHWTNLFDPAKASTYAPIWVGLGNSIVLSVVTVAIVLFVLAPTMILVHLRFPKLRSGFEFLVLLPISIPAIVLVVGLAPIYLQIGRALGTGAWTLAFAYGITVLPFAYRAIQASIDAVDVRTLAEAARSLGSGWGTVVLRVIAPNLRTGLLAASLISVAVVLGEFTIASLLNRQVFQTALVVVKNTDGYAAAVFTLLALALAFALLIVIGLAGRARTGKAGS